Proteins co-encoded in one Euleptes europaea isolate rEulEur1 chromosome 1, rEulEur1.hap1, whole genome shotgun sequence genomic window:
- the LOC130484113 gene encoding transitional endoplasmic reticulum ATPase-like, translated as MPATGGDPKGEDYSTAILRQKHRPNRLIVDEAANEDNSIVCLSQAKMEELHLFRGDTVLLKGKKRRETVCIVLTDDSCQSEKIRMNRVTRNNLRVRLGDVVSVQACPDVKYGKRIHVLPIDDTIEGMTGNLFEVYLKPYFLEAYRPVHKGDIFLVRGGMRAVEFKVVEVDPTPHCIVAPDTIIHCEGEPIKREDEEENLNDVGYDDIGGCRKQLAQIKEMVELPLRHPALFKAIGVKPPRGILLYGPPGTGKTLVARAVANETGAFFFLINGPEIMSKLAGESESNLRKAFEEAEKNAPAIIFIDELDAIAPKREKTHGEVERRIVSQLLTLMDGLKQRSHVIVMAATNRPNSIDPALRRFGRFDREIDIGIPDSVGRLEILQIHTKNMKLADDVDLEKVANETHGHVGADLAALCSEAALQAIRKKMNVIDLEDDTIDADILNSMAVTMDDFQWALAQSNPSALRETVVEVPQVCWEDIGGLQEVKRELQELVQFPVEYPDKFLKFGMTPSRGVLFYGPPGCGKTLLAKAIANECQANFVSIKGPELLTMWFGESEANVRDVFDKARQAAPCILFFDELDSIAKARGGGAGDGGGAADRVINQILTEMDGMTNKKTVFIIGATNRPDIIDPAILRPGRLDQLIYIPLPDEKSRVAILQANLRKSPVAKDVDVNYLAKITHGFSGADLTEICQRACKLAIREAIEMEIKAERERQRHKYAAMDDDYDPVPEIRRDHFEEAMRFARRSVSDNDIRKYEMFAQTLQQSRGFGNFRFPAGNQNSGGSGSAGSNSGQGSLFQEEGDDDLYN; from the exons ATGCCAGCCACGGGAGGGGA CCCCAAAGGAGAGGATTATTCCACTGCTATCCTGCGCCAGAAACATCGTCCTAACCGTCTCATTGTGGATGAAGCTGCCAATGAAGACAACAGTATTGTGTGCTTGTCTCAG GCCAAGATGGAGGAACTGCACTTGTTCCGTGGGGACACAGTGCTGCTGAAAGGGAAGAAGCGTCGGGAGACTGTGTGCATCGTGCTTACAGACGACTCCTGCCAGAGTGAGAAGATTCGCATGAACCGTGTCACCCGCAACAACCTCCGCGTGCGCCTTGGAGATGTGGTCAG TGTGCAGGCCTGTCCAGACGTCAAGTATGGAAAGCGGATCCACGTACTACCCATCGATGACACCATTGAAGGCATGACAGGGAACCTCTTTGAAGTTTACCTCAAGCCCTACTTCTTGGAGGCTTATCGACCTGTACACAAAG GTGACATTTTCCTGGTGCGAGGTGGAATGAGAGCCGTGGAGTTTAAGGTGGTTGAGGTGGATCCCACCCCTCACTGCATCGTGGCTCCTGACACCATCATCCACTGTGAGGGAGAGCCCATCAAACGAGAG GATGAAGAGGAGAACCTCAATGATGTTGGCTATGATGATATTGGGGGCTGCCGTAAACAGTTGGCTCAGATTAAGGAGATGGTGGAGTTACCATTGAGACATCCGGCACTCTTCAAAGCTATTGGTGTGAAG CCTCCACGAGGGATTCTCCTTTATggtcctcctggcactgggaaaACACTTGTGGCCCGAGCTGTTGCAAATGAAACTGGAGCCTTTTTCTTTCTTATCAACG GCCCCGAAATCATGAGCAAATTAGCTGGGGAGTCAGAGAGCAACTTGCGCAAAGCATTTGAAGAAGCTGAGAAGAACGCTCCAGCCATCATTTTTATTGATGAGCTGGATGCCATTGCTCCTAAGAGGGAGAAG ACACACGGGGAAGTGGAGCGCCGCATTGTTTCTCAGCTCCTCACACTCATGGATGGCCTGAAGCAGCGCTCGCATGTGATAGTCATGGCTGCCACCAATCGACCCAACAGTATCGATCCTGCCCTGCGTCGGTTTG GGCGTTTTGACCGAGAAATTGACATTGGGATCCCAGATTCTGTGGGAAGGCTGGAAATCTTACAAATACACACCAAGAACATGAAATTGGCTGATGATGTAGATCTGGAGAAG GTTGCCAATGAGACACATGGGCATGTGGGTGCTGATTTGGCAGCGTTGTGCTCTGAGGCAGCACTCCAGGCAATCCGGAAGAAGATGAATGTCATTGACCTGGAGGATGACACTATTGATGCTGACATCCTTAACTCCATGGCCGTCACCATGGATGATTTTCAG TGGGCTCTTGCCCAGAGCAACCCCTCAGCACTTCGTGAGACTGTAGTGGAAGTTCCACAGGTCTGCTGGGAAGATATTGGGGGTCTTCAGGAAGTGAAACGTGAGCTGCAGGAGCTGGTGCAG TTCCCAGTGGAGTATCCTGACAAGTTCCTGAAGTTTGGGATGACGCCATCGAGAGGCGTTCTGTTTTATGGACCGCCTGGGTGTGGCAAGACCCTGCTGGCCAAGGCCATCGCCAATGAGTGTCAGGCCAACTTTGTCTCCATCAAGGGTCCTGAGCTGCTCACCATGTGGTTTGGAGAAAGCGAGGCCAACGTCCGTGACGTTTTTGACAAG GCCCGGCAAGCAGCACCCTGTATCCTGTTTTTTGATGAACTGGACTCTATTGCTAAGGCGCGGGGTGGTGGCGCAGGAGACGGCGGAGGGGCCGCCGACCGTGTCATCAACCAGATCCTCACTGAGATGGATGGCATGACCAACAAGAAGACCGTTTTTATCATTGGTGCCACCAACAG ACCTGACATCATCGACCCAGCCATTCTACGCCCAGGGCGTCTGGACCAGCTCATCTACATCCCCTTGCCTGATGAGAAGTCCCGTGTGGCTATCCTCCAAGCTAACCTGCGTAAATCACCAGTTGCCAAG GACGTGGACGTGAATTATCTGGCTAAAATCACGCATGGCTTCTCCGGTGCCGACCTCACTGAAATCTGCCAGCGTGCCTGCAAGCTTGCCATCCGTGAAGCCATTGAGATGGAGATCAAGGCAGAACGGGAACGCCAGCGTCACAAATATGCTGCCATG GATGACGATTATGATCCAGTGCCGGAGATCCGTCGGGATCACTTTGAGGAAGCAATGCGCTTTGCACGCCGCTCAGTCAGTGATAACGACATCCGCAAGTATGAGATGTTTGCCCAAACATTACAACAAAGCCGTGGCTTCGGTAACTTCAG GTTCCCAGCAGGAAATCAGAACAGTGGCGGATCGGGCAGCGCTGGAAGCAACAGCGGCCAAGGGAGCCTTTTCCAGGAAGAGGGTGACGACGACCTCTACAACTGA
- the PTGER1 gene encoding prostaglandin E2 receptor EP1 subtype → MFAIHAPNASQAPAAISLANTSMHPELVKTTASASSPAAPIFSMTLGAVSNLVALAILVQSYARFRRRSKATFLLFASSLVITDLAGHVIPGSFVLRLYATRRGWAAMDPSGSLCQFFGACMVFFGLCPLFLGCIMAVERCVGITRPLLHAALVTPGRTKLSLVGLWVAALAIALMPLCTFGSYVVQAPGTWCFIKVRGAEAWPDGAFALLFSLLGLASLLASLFCNTFSGLILVRARLRGQRKCGHRRAKAHDIEMVVQLVGIMVVSCICWSPLLVFVILSVSNSSGADYEQLLFLGVRLASWNQILDPWVYILLRRAVLRKILALFLRRTDLKMGFDRWEASSFRSSERSVAVGRL, encoded by the exons ATGTTTGCCATCCACGCCCCCAATGCATCCCAGGCACCAGCTGCCATCTCGTTGGCCAACACTTCAATGCACCCAGAGTTGGTGAAGACCACCGCAAGCGCTTCATCGCCTGCTGCCCCCATTTTCTCTATGACCCTGGGCGCTGTCTCCAATCTGGTGGCACTGGCCATCCTAGTACAATCCTACGCCCGCTTCCGGCGCCGCTCCAAGGCCACCTTCCTGCTTTTTGCCAGCAGTCTGGTTATAACTGACCTGGCAGGCCATGTCATCCCTGGCTCCTTTGTCTTGAGACTCTACGCCACGCGGCGTGGCTGGGCAGCCATGGACCCTTCTGGATCCCTCTGCCAGTTCTTTGGAGCCTGTATGGTGTTCTTCGGACTATGCCCGCTCTTTCTGGGCTGCATCATGGCAGTGGAGCGTTGTGTGGGCATCACCCGTCCCCTGTTGCATGCTGCCTTAGTCACACCGGGCCGGACAAAGCTGTCCTTGGTAGGATTGTGGGTAGCCGCTCTGGCCATCGCTCTGATGCCTCTCTGTACCTTTGGGAGCTATGTTGTTCAAGCTCCCGGCACTTGGTGCTTCATCAAGGTGCGAGGAGCAGAAGCGTGGCCAGACGGGGCCTTTGCTCTCCTCTTCTCCTTGCTGGGCTTGGCCtccttgctggcctccctcttCTGCAACACGTTCAGTGGACTCATCCTGGTGCGGGCCCGACTCCGTGGTCAGCGCAAATGTGGGCACCGGCGGGCCAAGGCTCATGACATTGAGATGGTTGTGCAGCTGGTGGGCATCATGGTGGTTTCCTGCATCTGCTGGAGCCCCTTACTG GTCTTCGTCATCCTATCGGTGAGCAACTCCAGTGGTGCCGATTACGAGCAGTTGCTATTCCTCGGTGTGCGCCTGGCCTCCTGGAACCAGATCTTGGACCCCTGGGTATACATCCTGCTTCGGCGTGCTGTGTTGCGCAAGATTCTCGCTCTGTTTCTACGACGCACTGATCTCAAGATGGGCTTTGACCGCTGGGAGGCCAGCTCCTTCCGAAGCTCTGAGCGCAGCGTTGCTGTGGGCCGCCTCTAG